The Rhizobium indicum genome has a segment encoding these proteins:
- a CDS encoding glycoside hydrolase family 32 protein, which translates to MSLQAKSETSASEPIEAELPEGTVLHLWLKARHAGGEAKLFVAVDGNDIGEPSTRRTGEFEFFAVTLAKGGRATLSYDVTTTALSVAYAFRPETVMKEGIRVLYSDARTAAPDVPDSYHFRPPFGWMNDPNGFGRFGGNAHLFYQHYPHEPRWNTMHWGHAVSKDYVRWRHLPMFLFPAAHLSEKDDGRGGAFSGSAIPGSGPEGEEIRVFYTEHVRDRQPEEQIQLSAVSRDGIVAGPSETVMPLRPEGLNLTTDFRDPYVFKGPDGRWKMLLGSRDRQGGVILLYETADAQGADGWTFLGIIHREDGFGMTAAECPCMVPLSGKNAETRWALIFGLLTSRDPATGRRNLTSVTVGGFDGRTFTAEFVQELDFGSDAYAFQAFVDGEEPVGIAWLANWTDFSKKDDFPTTMTLPRRLLLDGDTVLTPPVAAVESLRHQLLDDTALAAGKTVPLGTGAVEIVLDLTEPGAAFDLTFDHPDVDLGVKLDADGLAIVFDARTGVTPPRYVAAGAKPSSLRIFLDAGSIEVFADNGRWTGSKRIPGFAAARSATLTGAVAGAGVWQLKL; encoded by the coding sequence ATGTCTCTGCAGGCAAAGTCCGAAACGTCAGCATCTGAACCCATCGAAGCGGAGCTCCCCGAAGGCACAGTGCTGCATCTCTGGCTGAAGGCGCGCCATGCCGGCGGCGAGGCGAAGCTCTTCGTCGCTGTTGATGGCAACGACATCGGCGAGCCCTCGACCCGCCGCACGGGGGAATTTGAGTTCTTCGCTGTGACGCTGGCGAAAGGCGGTCGTGCGACGCTGTCCTATGATGTGACAACCACAGCGCTCTCCGTCGCTTATGCCTTCCGGCCGGAAACCGTGATGAAGGAGGGCATCCGCGTCCTGTACAGCGATGCCCGCACCGCCGCCCCCGACGTGCCCGACAGCTACCACTTCCGCCCGCCCTTCGGCTGGATGAACGATCCGAACGGTTTTGGACGGTTCGGCGGAAACGCTCACCTCTTCTACCAGCATTATCCTCATGAGCCGCGCTGGAACACTATGCACTGGGGCCATGCCGTCTCGAAGGATTACGTCCGCTGGAGGCATCTGCCCATGTTCCTCTTCCCGGCGGCGCACCTATCGGAAAAGGACGATGGCCGCGGCGGCGCCTTCTCCGGCTCGGCGATCCCCGGCTCCGGCCCGGAAGGCGAGGAGATCCGGGTCTTCTACACCGAGCATGTGCGTGACCGGCAACCGGAAGAGCAAATCCAGCTCTCCGCCGTCAGCCGCGACGGCATCGTCGCCGGCCCGTCGGAAACCGTGATGCCGCTGCGCCCGGAAGGCTTGAACCTCACCACCGATTTCCGCGATCCCTATGTCTTCAAAGGCCCGGACGGCCGCTGGAAGATGCTGCTCGGCAGCCGCGACAGGCAGGGCGGCGTCATCCTGCTCTATGAAACCGCAGACGCGCAAGGCGCCGATGGCTGGACCTTCCTCGGCATCATCCATCGCGAGGACGGTTTCGGCATGACGGCGGCGGAATGCCCCTGCATGGTGCCGCTTTCCGGCAAAAACGCAGAAACCCGCTGGGCGCTGATCTTCGGTCTGCTCACCAGCCGTGACCCGGCCACCGGCCGCCGCAACCTCACCTCCGTCACCGTCGGCGGTTTTGATGGCCGCACCTTCACCGCGGAGTTCGTGCAGGAGTTGGATTTCGGTTCGGATGCCTATGCCTTCCAGGCCTTCGTTGATGGCGAAGAGCCGGTCGGCATCGCCTGGCTCGCCAACTGGACGGATTTTTCCAAGAAGGACGATTTCCCGACGACCATGACCCTGCCGCGCCGGCTGCTTCTCGACGGCGACACCGTGCTGACCCCGCCGGTCGCAGCCGTCGAAAGCCTGCGCCATCAGTTGCTTGATGACACCGCGCTTGCCGCCGGCAAGACCGTGCCGCTCGGCACCGGCGCCGTCGAGATCGTACTTGATCTCACCGAGCCGGGCGCCGCCTTCGATCTCACCTTCGATCATCCGGATGTCGATCTAGGCGTGAAACTCGATGCCGATGGTCTGGCGATTGTCTTCGACGCTCGCACCGGTGTGACGCCGCCACGTTACGTCGCCGCCGGTGCGAAACCGTCGAGCCTGCGCATCTTCCTCGATGCCGGCTCCATCGAGGTCTTCGCTGACAACGGCCGCTGGACGGGGTCCAAACGCATTCCGGGCTTTGCCGCCGCGCGTTCGGCAACGCTCACCGGCGCCGTCGCCGGGGCCGGCGTCTGGCAACTGAAACTGTGA
- a CDS encoding DUF4105 domain-containing protein: MIRPARAIVIAVLVLLVVFASAWSSLALWYRLPLPEVGRQASAILFGLFGAAVVVALFGRRRFRAVLAFGAAFVLVLVWWSTIEPQANGAWAPDVARQVTGEFDGDLLTLTNVRDFEWRSATDFTERWTKRSYDLSKLKTVDMFMSYWSGPTIAHVIMSFGFDDGRYLAWSIEVRRLSGGTFSPLADLFKNSPLVILAADERDVIGLRSNFRGEDVQIYRLRASPAAARLLLREYVSDANALAATPAFYNSLTTNCTTTIVKMMRVAGDAVPMDWRLVVNGYLPEYAYDRRALDTSVPLSQLRSAAHIAARAHDDGLSPIFSQAIRVGVPSPRGAL, translated from the coding sequence ATGATTCGACCGGCCCGTGCGATCGTCATTGCAGTGCTCGTCTTGCTTGTCGTCTTTGCATCGGCTTGGTCGTCGCTGGCGCTTTGGTACCGCTTGCCGTTGCCCGAGGTCGGCAGGCAAGCCAGCGCCATCTTGTTCGGGCTTTTTGGCGCCGCCGTCGTCGTGGCGCTCTTTGGCAGAAGGCGCTTTCGTGCGGTCCTCGCGTTTGGGGCCGCGTTCGTCCTTGTCCTCGTCTGGTGGAGCACTATCGAGCCGCAGGCAAATGGAGCGTGGGCTCCGGACGTCGCTCGTCAGGTCACCGGCGAATTCGACGGTGATCTGTTGACGCTGACAAATGTCCGCGATTTCGAGTGGCGCAGCGCCACCGACTTCACGGAACGATGGACGAAGCGCAGTTATGACCTGAGCAAGTTGAAGACCGTCGACATGTTCATGTCGTACTGGTCAGGTCCGACCATCGCGCATGTCATCATGAGCTTCGGCTTCGACGACGGCCGCTATCTGGCGTGGTCTATCGAAGTGCGTCGCCTTTCTGGAGGCACGTTCTCGCCGCTGGCGGACCTCTTCAAAAACAGCCCTCTAGTCATCCTCGCCGCAGACGAAAGAGATGTGATCGGCCTCCGCTCCAATTTTCGCGGTGAGGACGTCCAGATCTACCGCCTGAGGGCGTCGCCTGCAGCTGCGAGGCTTCTTCTGCGCGAGTACGTCTCCGACGCAAACGCCCTTGCGGCCACGCCCGCCTTCTACAATTCGCTGACGACCAACTGCACGACGACCATCGTCAAGATGATGCGCGTCGCAGGCGACGCCGTGCCGATGGACTGGCGCCTCGTCGTCAACGGATACCTGCCGGAATACGCCTATGACCGGCGCGCGCTGGACACCTCGGTTCCCTTGTCGCAACTTCGGTCGGCCGCACACATCGCTGCAAGGGCGCACGACGACGGTCTTTCGCCGATTTTTTCGCAGGCCATTCGCGTCGGCGTCCCGTCGCCGCGGGGCGCGTTGTGA
- a CDS encoding ABC transporter substrate-binding protein produces the protein MGNRLLSALLASAALVATAGFAEAKTVIHVMHQGDPGWVKAYGDVATRFEAANPDVDIEMIYAPHDAYNEKFSAAVMAKQLPDIMELDAPFLANYVWSGYLQPVKPLIDKDLLDDMTDSNIAQGTYPIDKDLYAIGLTDSSVVLYGNKKYLEAIGARIPKSVDDAWTREEFEGYLEKLSKLEGVKWPIDTFRGYGIKTEWITYAYGPLLESAGCDLIDRKTWKASGTLDGEACVKALTMMQDWVKKGWVVPTSSGTNQFYAEGQPAALAMGGHWFYAEASAAMKDNIVVMPLPKIGDKGVSPNGTWIWGISATSENPEIAGKFLSFLLKDKEYREYAKTQSAYPGLKSFAAESPLYAEGGPLAVAFEQASKTAIARPPHPAYPTITSAFMQAVDKIFNGGDAQEALTAAAKKIDEDIEDNAGYPPFDEQQ, from the coding sequence ATGGGTAATCGTTTACTTTCCGCACTCCTAGCGTCCGCTGCCCTGGTCGCGACCGCCGGTTTCGCCGAGGCGAAGACCGTCATCCACGTCATGCACCAGGGCGATCCCGGCTGGGTGAAGGCCTATGGCGACGTTGCCACCCGCTTCGAGGCCGCCAATCCCGATGTCGACATCGAGATGATCTACGCGCCGCACGATGCCTATAACGAAAAGTTCAGCGCCGCCGTCATGGCCAAGCAGCTGCCCGATATCATGGAACTCGATGCTCCGTTCCTCGCCAATTATGTCTGGTCCGGCTATCTACAGCCCGTCAAGCCGCTCATTGACAAGGACCTGCTCGATGACATGACGGATTCGAATATCGCCCAGGGCACCTATCCGATCGACAAGGACCTCTATGCGATCGGCCTCACCGACTCCTCGGTCGTGCTCTACGGCAATAAGAAATATCTTGAAGCCATTGGCGCCCGCATTCCGAAATCGGTCGATGATGCCTGGACCCGCGAGGAATTCGAAGGCTATCTCGAAAAGCTTTCCAAGCTCGAAGGCGTGAAGTGGCCGATCGACACCTTCCGAGGTTACGGCATCAAGACCGAGTGGATCACCTATGCCTACGGCCCCCTGCTCGAAAGCGCCGGCTGCGACCTGATCGACCGCAAGACTTGGAAGGCCAGCGGCACGCTCGATGGCGAGGCCTGCGTCAAGGCGCTGACGATGATGCAGGACTGGGTGAAGAAGGGCTGGGTCGTACCGACTTCGTCGGGCACCAACCAGTTCTACGCCGAAGGACAGCCGGCTGCGCTCGCCATGGGCGGCCACTGGTTCTACGCGGAGGCATCGGCAGCGATGAAGGACAATATCGTCGTCATGCCGCTGCCGAAGATCGGCGACAAGGGCGTGAGCCCGAACGGAACCTGGATCTGGGGCATTTCCGCGACCTCGGAAAACCCTGAGATCGCCGGCAAGTTCCTGAGCTTCCTGCTGAAGGACAAGGAATACAGAGAGTACGCCAAGACCCAGTCCGCCTATCCGGGCCTGAAGAGCTTCGCCGCCGAATCCCCGCTCTATGCGGAAGGCGGTCCGCTCGCCGTCGCCTTTGAGCAGGCTTCCAAGACCGCGATCGCCCGTCCGCCGCACCCGGCCTATCCGACGATCACCTCGGCCTTCATGCAGGCCGTCGACAAGATCTTCAACGGTGGTGACGCGCAGGAAGCGCTGACGGCCGCCGCCAAGAAGATCGACGAGGATATCGAGGACAACGCCGGCTACCCGCCCTTCGACGAGCAGCAGTAA
- a CDS encoding putative bifunctional diguanylate cyclase/phosphodiesterase gives MILELQNAILEMIAKGEPLATTIEQLCLRVEAVVPGITASVLTFDGSRLHTLAGPSLPPDYSAAVDNLEAGPLAGSCGAAAYSGEAVVVTDIETDPRWQDFKSLVLPLGLRACWSSPIKSGERVIGTFAFYYREHGAPKAVERDLVEACVHLCTIAIDREERVMERQRLTYSDAMTGLSNRARFNQLLAEDLPRSRRAWGILLVDIDNLKLVNDTFGHAAGDALIQVVADRISATAGAKNTFRLGGDEFAVIVSDDKDLDLNARASAILEALSSPSTCDGHVVFPAATIGGALAETETNPDQTRQNADVALYHAKEHNRGRYVQHYPGLGTALTRRFRAVRDVGIALKDDRIDAHYQPILRLDTREIVGFEALCRMTTPSGQIIAAAHFHEATKDAHIAAELTQRMLLRVAKDIRSWLARGLPLQHVGINLSAADFRGGNLQDRLCRIFGDAEVPLKHIILEVTESVYLGQRDYVVADEIKALRSKGLRVALDDFGTGYASLTHLLTVPVDIIKIDKSFIDRMVPGDAGTFIVEGLIGIADKLGIRVVAEGIETEPQAVQLSQLGCKLGQGYLFSKAVDRTVAAAILEQHGQRLNQDKTRAGAL, from the coding sequence ATGATCCTTGAGTTGCAGAATGCCATTCTGGAAATGATTGCCAAAGGGGAACCGCTGGCAACAACGATCGAGCAACTTTGCCTCAGGGTCGAGGCCGTCGTTCCTGGGATCACCGCTTCGGTGCTGACGTTCGACGGGAGCCGTCTTCACACACTTGCTGGACCCTCCCTTCCGCCTGACTATTCAGCGGCTGTCGACAATCTTGAAGCCGGACCTCTTGCGGGCTCTTGTGGTGCCGCTGCCTATTCTGGAGAAGCGGTCGTTGTCACCGATATCGAGACCGATCCTCGTTGGCAGGACTTCAAGTCTCTGGTTCTTCCGCTAGGGTTGCGGGCTTGCTGGTCCAGCCCGATCAAGAGCGGCGAGCGGGTGATCGGCACCTTCGCCTTCTATTATCGAGAACACGGCGCTCCGAAGGCCGTCGAACGGGACCTCGTCGAGGCTTGTGTCCATCTTTGCACAATCGCCATCGATCGCGAAGAACGGGTGATGGAACGTCAGCGACTGACATACAGCGACGCTATGACGGGACTGTCGAATCGTGCTCGTTTCAACCAGCTTCTCGCCGAAGATCTGCCTCGATCCCGGCGCGCCTGGGGCATCTTGCTGGTGGACATCGACAACTTGAAACTGGTGAACGACACGTTCGGGCACGCAGCCGGCGACGCATTGATTCAAGTGGTTGCAGACCGGATCTCCGCGACAGCAGGCGCCAAAAACACGTTCAGGCTTGGTGGAGATGAGTTTGCTGTCATTGTATCGGACGACAAAGACCTTGATCTGAATGCGAGGGCATCCGCCATCCTCGAAGCACTGTCCTCTCCTTCAACGTGCGACGGCCATGTCGTCTTTCCCGCCGCGACGATTGGCGGCGCGTTGGCAGAGACCGAAACAAACCCCGATCAGACCCGCCAGAACGCCGATGTGGCGCTCTATCATGCGAAAGAACACAACCGTGGCCGGTACGTGCAACACTATCCCGGCCTGGGCACCGCCCTCACCAGACGCTTCAGGGCGGTTCGGGACGTGGGCATCGCCCTAAAAGACGATCGGATCGACGCGCATTACCAACCGATCTTGCGCCTGGATACGCGGGAAATTGTTGGTTTCGAAGCCTTGTGTCGAATGACCACGCCTTCCGGCCAAATCATAGCAGCAGCGCATTTCCATGAGGCGACGAAAGACGCGCATATTGCTGCTGAGCTGACCCAACGGATGTTGCTGAGGGTTGCGAAAGACATCCGCAGCTGGCTCGCCCGAGGCCTTCCTCTCCAACATGTCGGCATCAACCTGTCCGCCGCAGATTTTCGTGGCGGCAATCTGCAAGACAGGCTGTGCCGAATTTTCGGGGACGCGGAGGTTCCTCTCAAGCACATCATCCTCGAAGTGACGGAATCGGTTTATCTCGGACAACGGGACTATGTCGTAGCGGACGAGATAAAGGCTCTTCGGTCCAAGGGCTTGCGGGTTGCCCTCGACGACTTCGGCACGGGCTACGCGTCTTTGACCCATCTGCTGACGGTGCCGGTCGACATCATCAAGATCGACAAGTCCTTCATCGACCGCATGGTGCCGGGCGACGCTGGGACCTTCATCGTTGAGGGCCTGATCGGAATAGCTGACAAGCTGGGGATCCGGGTCGTCGCAGAAGGGATTGAAACAGAACCCCAAGCTGTTCAATTGAGCCAGCTCGGCTGCAAGCTCGGACAGGGCTATCTGTTTTCGAAAGCAGTCGATCGAACGGTTGCCGCGGCCATTTTAGAGCAGCATGGACAACGGCTCAACCAAGACAAGACCCGTGCCGGAGCCCTATAG
- a CDS encoding ABC transporter ATP-binding protein — MASVAIDRVLKQYGAASVIHGVSADIEDGEFVTLVGPSGCGKSTLLRMLAGLEDISGGEIRIDGRVVNDVAPKERDIAMVFQSYALYPHMTVRENMGFALKLQGRDKATIDKLVREAAGILALEPLLERLPKQLSGGQRQRVAMGRAIVRHPKVFLFDEPLSNLDAKLRVTMRSEIKELHQRLGTTIVYVTHDQIEAMTMADKIVVMRAGRIEQIGKPLDLYDRPDNTFVAAFIGSPSMNLFEGSVSDGGFRIEGGVSLPLPPQLSQSAARTYGIRPEDLDIAETGIPATVLTVEPTGAETHLSVRVGTQTATIVLHRRLDIKPDQQIHVAPKSEKIHLFSAEGSRIG, encoded by the coding sequence ATGGCATCGGTAGCAATCGACCGGGTTCTGAAGCAATACGGCGCGGCCTCCGTTATCCACGGGGTTTCCGCGGATATCGAGGACGGTGAGTTCGTCACGCTCGTCGGGCCGTCCGGCTGCGGCAAGTCCACGCTTCTGCGCATGCTGGCGGGGCTAGAGGATATCAGCGGCGGTGAAATCCGCATCGACGGCCGCGTCGTCAACGACGTCGCGCCGAAGGAGCGCGATATCGCGATGGTGTTCCAGTCCTACGCGCTCTATCCGCACATGACGGTGCGCGAAAATATGGGCTTTGCCCTGAAGCTGCAGGGGCGCGATAAGGCGACCATCGACAAGCTGGTGAGAGAAGCCGCCGGCATTCTCGCACTTGAACCCCTGCTGGAGCGCTTGCCAAAGCAGCTTTCCGGCGGCCAGCGCCAGCGCGTCGCCATGGGCCGCGCCATCGTACGCCATCCGAAAGTGTTCCTCTTTGACGAGCCGCTGTCCAACCTCGACGCCAAGCTGCGGGTGACCATGCGCAGCGAAATCAAGGAGCTGCATCAGCGCCTTGGCACTACCATCGTTTACGTCACCCACGACCAGATCGAGGCGATGACCATGGCCGACAAGATCGTCGTCATGCGCGCCGGCCGCATCGAACAGATCGGCAAGCCGCTCGATCTCTACGACCGCCCGGATAACACCTTCGTCGCCGCCTTCATCGGCTCGCCGTCGATGAACCTCTTCGAGGGTAGCGTCAGCGACGGCGGCTTCCGTATCGAAGGCGGTGTGTCCCTGCCGCTTCCGCCACAATTGAGCCAAAGCGCGGCGCGCACCTACGGCATCCGCCCGGAAGACCTCGACATTGCGGAGACGGGCATTCCGGCCACCGTGCTGACTGTCGAGCCGACCGGTGCGGAGACCCATCTTTCGGTGCGTGTCGGCACGCAGACGGCAACCATCGTGCTGCACCGGCGGCTGGATATAAAACCCGACCAGCAAATCCACGTCGCGCCCAAATCCGAGAAAATCCACCTCTTCTCCGCCGAAGGCAGTCGGATAGGCTGA
- a CDS encoding carbohydrate ABC transporter permease, translating to MTLQQTSTPALRRPAKRRDNKRLWQEMAMIAPAFLLMAIFLITPFLLSFWTAMTNQPLVPRPTPVRFVGLLNFERVFTDPLFWTSLWNVTRFTVWVLPLQCGLAFLTALLLHQKLPMQNLLRGLFFLPAITSMVVVCVIWGTLFQYPSGPLNQIVGFLSGGTIQPIDWLGDPNWAMFSIVLLSAWQAYGFQMIIYLAGLQGIPEELYDAARIDGASALRRFWHVTMPGLRPTHVFVLVITTIQAFKLYTQVAILTQGGPNESTETVVHYMVRAGFEEQKLGYASAVSVILFVIVLLIALLQRKLLRRFDV from the coding sequence ATGACTTTGCAACAGACCTCCACGCCCGCTTTGCGACGTCCGGCGAAACGCCGCGACAACAAGCGGCTCTGGCAGGAAATGGCGATGATCGCGCCTGCCTTTCTGCTTATGGCGATATTCCTGATCACGCCGTTCCTCTTGTCCTTCTGGACGGCGATGACCAACCAGCCGCTCGTGCCGCGCCCGACGCCGGTGCGCTTCGTCGGCCTCCTGAATTTCGAGCGCGTCTTCACCGATCCGCTGTTCTGGACCTCGCTGTGGAACGTTACGCGCTTCACCGTCTGGGTGCTGCCGCTGCAGTGCGGCCTCGCCTTCCTGACCGCGCTACTCTTGCATCAGAAGCTGCCGATGCAAAACCTGCTGCGCGGCCTGTTCTTCCTGCCGGCGATCACCTCCATGGTGGTGGTCTGCGTCATCTGGGGCACGCTTTTCCAGTACCCGAGCGGCCCGCTCAACCAGATCGTCGGTTTCCTTTCCGGCGGCACGATTCAGCCGATCGACTGGCTCGGCGACCCCAACTGGGCGATGTTCTCCATCGTGTTGCTTTCAGCCTGGCAGGCCTATGGCTTTCAGATGATCATCTATCTCGCCGGCCTGCAGGGCATTCCTGAAGAACTATACGATGCCGCCCGCATCGACGGGGCAAGCGCGCTGCGCCGCTTCTGGCACGTCACCATGCCCGGCCTTCGCCCGACCCATGTCTTCGTGCTGGTCATCACCACGATCCAGGCCTTCAAGCTCTATACGCAGGTGGCGATCCTCACCCAGGGCGGCCCGAACGAAAGCACCGAAACCGTTGTCCACTATATGGTGCGCGCCGGCTTCGAGGAGCAGAAACTCGGCTACGCATCGGCCGTGTCCGTCATCCTCTTCGTCATCGTTCTTCTGATCGCGCTCCTGCAACGCAAACTCCTGAGGCGCTTCGATGTCTGA
- a CDS encoding carbohydrate ABC transporter permease, protein MSDLALTQPVPLAIARGNGKRSLRIVQSLCILVIALVMISPLFMLLIASLKDDRFRILADMGSFRAFWVSDPTLSNYKEIAHFSGELAYGRYLFNSLVILVATVVSGLVVNSMAGFVLAWGSLRGKAALLALVVALYVIPQESIIMPLVVMMSRAGLTDTFAVQILPWVASPLYVFLFYQFFAQLPKELYEAAEMDGASVFRIYRSIYMPLSLPALATVSILMGIESWNQYLWPTLVTQTDYARPIAVAIATFFGQDSIYWDRAMAASVLMMIPVLILYLAFQRWFVSSFVGSAVKG, encoded by the coding sequence ATGTCTGATCTCGCTTTGACCCAGCCCGTCCCGCTGGCAATCGCAAGGGGCAACGGCAAGAGAAGCCTGCGCATCGTGCAGAGCCTCTGCATCCTGGTCATCGCGCTGGTGATGATCTCGCCGCTGTTCATGCTGCTGATCGCCAGCCTGAAGGACGACCGCTTCCGCATCCTCGCCGACATGGGCAGCTTCCGCGCCTTCTGGGTCAGCGACCCGACGCTGTCGAACTACAAGGAGATCGCCCATTTTTCCGGCGAGCTGGCCTATGGCCGATATCTCTTCAATTCGTTGGTGATCCTTGTCGCCACGGTCGTCTCGGGTCTGGTCGTCAATTCCATGGCAGGCTTCGTTCTCGCCTGGGGCTCGCTGCGCGGCAAGGCGGCGCTCTTGGCGCTGGTCGTCGCGCTCTATGTCATCCCGCAGGAAAGCATCATCATGCCGCTCGTCGTCATGATGTCGCGGGCGGGGCTGACGGATACCTTCGCGGTGCAGATCCTGCCCTGGGTGGCAAGCCCGCTCTATGTCTTCCTCTTCTACCAGTTCTTCGCGCAGCTGCCGAAGGAACTCTATGAAGCGGCGGAAATGGATGGCGCATCGGTCTTCCGCATCTACCGGTCGATCTACATGCCGCTCAGCCTGCCGGCGCTCGCCACGGTCTCGATCCTCATGGGCATTGAAAGCTGGAACCAGTATCTCTGGCCGACGCTGGTCACCCAGACCGACTATGCTCGGCCGATTGCCGTCGCCATCGCCACCTTCTTCGGACAGGACAGCATCTACTGGGACCGCGCCATGGCCGCCTCGGTGCTGATGATGATCCCCGTCCTCATTCTCTATCTGGCTTTCCAGCGCTGGTTCGTCAGTTCATTCGTCGGCTCCGCCGTGAAAGGTTGA
- a CDS encoding HD-GYP domain-containing protein has translation MRKRIHVSQLRVGMYVEDVEIEGEDRTRRFKPFLISAAGQVESLMANRLMTVVIDVGKGADVDPGGAQDIDRAAFDTQLRAVFSAKDIKQARECVEDTRPQIRQMLAHARIKASFASDAASAAVERIMSAAFDNAGALIAVAKLKEKDELTFLHSLAVSALMITLGRSLGHGEEDVRVLGLGGLVHDLGKMALPDEILTKPGKLTAEEMDLVRGHPQRGYELVSHVAHVPKPVLDICRYHHEKFDGSGYPGRLAGKKIPYVARLAAICDVYEALTTIRPYKRAFSQAEAINMMMNSPGHFDSQLLSAFVSKMVISGTLH, from the coding sequence ATGCGAAAACGGATACATGTCAGCCAATTGCGGGTAGGAATGTATGTCGAGGACGTCGAGATTGAGGGAGAAGACAGGACACGCCGGTTCAAGCCGTTCCTGATCTCGGCCGCCGGTCAGGTCGAGAGTTTGATGGCAAACCGCCTGATGACTGTTGTTATCGACGTCGGAAAAGGCGCGGATGTCGATCCGGGCGGGGCACAGGACATCGACCGGGCTGCGTTTGACACCCAGCTTCGTGCCGTGTTTTCGGCGAAGGATATCAAGCAGGCGAGGGAATGCGTCGAGGATACAAGACCGCAGATCCGCCAAATGCTTGCCCACGCCAGGATCAAAGCTTCTTTCGCCAGTGATGCGGCAAGCGCAGCTGTGGAGCGGATCATGTCGGCAGCCTTCGACAACGCCGGCGCGCTGATCGCAGTCGCAAAGCTGAAGGAAAAAGATGAGCTGACGTTCCTCCACTCGCTGGCGGTAAGCGCGTTGATGATCACCCTAGGGCGCAGCCTCGGTCATGGAGAAGAGGATGTGCGGGTATTGGGACTCGGCGGACTGGTTCACGATCTTGGAAAAATGGCGCTCCCGGACGAAATTTTGACGAAACCCGGTAAACTGACGGCCGAGGAAATGGATCTTGTCCGCGGGCATCCTCAGCGGGGATATGAGCTGGTTTCCCATGTCGCGCATGTCCCGAAGCCGGTGCTCGACATTTGTCGCTACCACCATGAAAAGTTCGATGGCTCGGGCTATCCTGGCCGGCTCGCCGGAAAGAAGATCCCTTACGTCGCCCGGCTTGCGGCGATTTGTGACGTTTACGAAGCGCTGACCACAATCAGGCCGTATAAGCGCGCCTTCTCGCAAGCGGAGGCGATCAACATGATGATGAATTCGCCGGGCCATTTCGATAGCCAGCTTCTTTCCGCATTCGTGTCAAAAATGGTGATCAGCGGCACGCTCCACTAG
- a CDS encoding LacI family DNA-binding transcriptional regulator codes for MVRIVAASLSDIAERAGVSVKTVSGALHGGSARMSDDTRQKVKAIAEELGYVTNLAARGVRQGWLPLVGVVSDGLITSPFATEIVRGLDGAARSAGMAVFAVNHRSGQSIGSVLDEVQQFRPRAVAYAAMYHKDVALPDRLAGAVGVMINCREAAGRVTALVPDEEGGAREIVRYLLVAGRRRIAFINLPGILAGTLRETGFRAALEEGGIDPIGVLPAVRRSVYSDRAPSLVASHVEALLKSGQRPDAILCGNDRVAMEVYAALARAGLRIPDDIAVASFDNQVELASRLDPPLTTMALPHRAMGRLAMEILLAEQPEPPHLHKLPFHLVERASV; via the coding sequence ATGGTGAGGATCGTGGCAGCATCTCTTTCTGACATCGCGGAACGTGCGGGCGTCTCGGTAAAGACGGTTTCCGGCGCATTGCACGGCGGCTCCGCCCGCATGTCGGACGATACGCGCCAGAAGGTCAAAGCCATTGCGGAAGAACTCGGCTACGTGACCAACCTTGCGGCGCGTGGCGTGCGTCAGGGCTGGCTGCCGCTGGTCGGAGTCGTCTCCGACGGCCTCATCACTTCGCCCTTCGCCACCGAGATCGTGCGTGGCCTCGACGGGGCGGCCCGCAGCGCCGGCATGGCGGTCTTTGCGGTCAACCACCGCAGCGGCCAGTCTATCGGCTCGGTGCTCGACGAGGTGCAGCAGTTCCGGCCGCGCGCCGTTGCTTATGCCGCCATGTACCACAAGGATGTCGCCCTGCCGGACAGGTTGGCGGGCGCCGTCGGCGTCATGATCAACTGCCGCGAGGCTGCCGGCCGCGTCACCGCGCTGGTGCCGGACGAAGAGGGCGGCGCGCGGGAGATCGTGCGTTATCTCCTCGTCGCCGGCCGCCGCCGCATCGCCTTCATCAACCTGCCGGGCATTCTCGCCGGCACGCTACGCGAGACGGGGTTTCGTGCGGCGCTTGAGGAGGGGGGCATCGACCCCATCGGCGTTCTGCCGGCGGTGCGCCGCAGCGTCTATAGCGACCGCGCGCCAAGCCTTGTTGCCTCTCATGTGGAGGCGCTTCTGAAATCCGGTCAACGGCCTGACGCCATCTTGTGCGGCAATGACCGCGTGGCGATGGAAGTCTATGCGGCGCTTGCCCGTGCCGGCCTTCGCATTCCGGATGATATCGCGGTGGCAAGCTTCGACAACCAGGTCGAGCTGGCCTCGCGGCTGGACCCGCCATTGACGACGATGGCCCTGCCGCACCGCGCCATGGGCCGCCTTGCCATGGAGATCCTCCTGGCCGAGCAGCCCGAACCGCCGCATCTGCATAAACTGCCATTCCATCTGGTCGAACGGGCATCCGTCTGA